The following DNA comes from Candidatus Neomarinimicrobiota bacterium.
TCCTATATTGTTCATGTGGATAAAGGGTCGGTAAAAGATGGATAGGAATCTGATGATCATGGCAGCGGGTGTCTCTTCCCGGATGAAGAAATCAGCGGAGGCGGAAGGGGGCTCTGAGTTGGCGAAAAAGGCCCTGGCCAAGCCGAAAATGATGCTGGAATTGGGGGAGGACTCCCGGCCGTTCCTGGACTACCATCTCTTCAACGCACGGGACGCCGGCTACCGGGATGTGTTACTCATTGTAAATGACAAAGATGATTCTGTACGCAACTATTACACCGCTCACGCCGGGGATCCCGATTTTGAGGGCCTTTCATTTTCCTTTGCGGTGCAGACAATCCCAGAGGGGCGGACCAAACCGTTAGGGACTGCCGATGCTGTACTGTCTGGACTGGAAGCCCAGCCGGACTGGGAAGGGCAGAAGTTCACTGTTTGTAACAGTGATAACCTCTATTCCGTTTATGCCCTAAGCCTGCTGCTAAAAGATGAGCACCTTTCCGCCCTCATTGACTACGACAGGAACTCCCTGGGTGTTGAACCTGAACGGGTGAACGCCTTCGCCGTCATCTGGAAAAGTGACGATGGTTACCTAACGGATATTGTGGAGAAGCCCGGTCAGGAGGAGGTGCTGAAGGCCACCGATAAAAACGGAAGGGTAGGCGTCAGCATGAACATTTTCAGATTGGACACCGATGTCATGCTGCCTCTGCTGAGAGAGACACCGCTCCACTCTGAAAGGAATGAAAAGGAACTGACGGAAACGGTCCGCATGCTTGTTAAAGAGAAATCGGATGGCATGTTTACAGTGCCGCTGTCGGAGCCTGTTCCTGACCTTACCAGTTTGAAAGATATTTCAATGGTTCAGTCGTTCATTTTTCCAAACCGCTGAAACGACTGGTCATCACACTTTCTCTTCTCATCGTTATCATGGCGGTGGGATGTTACAAGGCGCCCACTGAACAGCATGAGATCAGTGTGGCTTATCTGAACCTCGGTTCAGGCTCCACATTCTTCCACAATGGGAAAACAGTTTTCCACGCTGCCAGCACCATGAAAACGCCTGTAATGTTTCAGCTCTACTACATGCATGATGAGGGTGAGCTCAGTTTGGAAGATTCCCTCGTGGTCCGAAACGAGTTTAAGAGTATCGTGGATGGTACTCCTTTCTCCATCCCCCTGGATGAGGATGAAGACAAGACACTGATTGAGAATGTGGGTAATAATATGACTATCCGTGATCTTATTGAGGCCATGATCACCACCAGCAGCAACCTGGCCACCAATATTCTCATCGAGCTGGCGGATCCGGAAGCTGTCATGTCAACCCTGAAAGAGGTGGGTGCCGAGGGCGTCTCGGTCATAAGGGGTGTGGAGGACCTGAAAGCGTTTGATCAAGGTTTGAGCAACCGGACCGATGCTTACGGCATGATGATGGCCATGAAAGCAGTCTATGAATCTGAACTCGTTAGCGCCAAATCCCGAGAGGAAATGATCGGAATTCTCAAGCGCCAAGAATTCAATGAAATGATCCCCGCCGGTTTGCCACTCGGAACCGCCGTGGCCCACAAGACAGGGTGGATCACTGGCATTACCCATGACGCCGCCATTGTTATGCCGAGGAACGACTCTCCTTTTGTTCTTGTGATTCTGACACGGGGCTGGGCCGAGCACGACTCTGCTGTTGACGCGGGTGTAAAGATTAGTAAATCTGTTTACAGATATCACCGTGGAGAGATTGTGGCCGACGGATTAAGGGAAGTGATCGCCCGTTTGGAACTGTAAGGAGCTAGGATTAAATGAGGATCTGTTGCCTCACTCTTGGACGTTAAGTAAACTCAGTGCAACAATGTTGTCTGTCCGTTCACGCCTGATTATCACCTCTCTGATGCTTCTAATCTCAAGCTGCGTCGTCCGATCGATTTATCCATGGCTTGGGGATAAATCACTGAAGCAAGAATCACGTCTCGTGGGTGCATGGATTGACAGCAAATCAAAGATGGAAGTTTACATCTCCAACGAAGGCGGAGGAATTTATCAAGCGATGGTGATGGAGGAGGAGAATAAGACTACGCATCTAATCTTGAAGCACTATGCCGTCGGTCAGGATGCCTTTCTTGTCGTGAGCCCTACAGAAAAGAAATCGGTGGAAGACTTTGTTACGATCCCGGGATATGTTCTGCTCAAAGTAGTTCTATCGGAAAATAAAATGAGTCTTTTCTCACTTAAAATGGGCGATGTCGAAAAGAGAATCAGATCATCTCAGATTGAGCTTAAAGCGGTGGGAAATGAGAAGGATGGGGTTATCATTTTTTCTGAGACGGAAGACCTTGAAATGTTTGTGAATGAGCAGATGGAGATAGGGGAATTCTTTGATGAGGATCCAGCCTACCGTTTCGCTCGCTCACGATAAACTCTAAAAACAGGCTAAGGAGATGATCATGAAGCGTATCAGGTTGACGGCTATTGCTGCTTTAGTGTGGTGGAGTTGTGCTTCCATAACGGATCTCAAAGATAAGTCTTTGAATCTCGGGCTTATTCCTTTTCCACAAAAGGTTGAAGTACGTGATGGATACTATCAGTTCAGCGACGAAACGACCTATTCCATCAATTCATCAGCTCCCGAGATAGATTACGTTGTTGCCTATTTCTCAGATCACCTTAACCTGAGATACGGGATTAATGTCAGAAAAACCGAAAACAAT
Coding sequences within:
- a CDS encoding serine hydrolase, with the translated sequence MAVGCYKAPTEQHEISVAYLNLGSGSTFFHNGKTVFHAASTMKTPVMFQLYYMHDEGELSLEDSLVVRNEFKSIVDGTPFSIPLDEDEDKTLIENVGNNMTIRDLIEAMITTSSNLATNILIELADPEAVMSTLKEVGAEGVSVIRGVEDLKAFDQGLSNRTDAYGMMMAMKAVYESELVSAKSREEMIGILKRQEFNEMIPAGLPLGTAVAHKTGWITGITHDAAIVMPRNDSPFVLVILTRGWAEHDSAVDAGVKISKSVYRYHRGEIVADGLREVIARLEL
- a CDS encoding nucleotidyltransferase, whose translation is MDRNLMIMAAGVSSRMKKSAEAEGGSELAKKALAKPKMMLELGEDSRPFLDYHLFNARDAGYRDVLLIVNDKDDSVRNYYTAHAGDPDFEGLSFSFAVQTIPEGRTKPLGTADAVLSGLEAQPDWEGQKFTVCNSDNLYSVYALSLLLKDEHLSALIDYDRNSLGVEPERVNAFAVIWKSDDGYLTDIVEKPGQEEVLKATDKNGRVGVSMNIFRLDTDVMLPLLRETPLHSERNEKELTETVRMLVKEKSDGMFTVPLSEPVPDLTSLKDISMVQSFIFPNR